In the Azospirillum humicireducens genome, CACTGCCATGCCGGTGGCGAGACCGGCGCCCAGCACCACCTCGGACGCGATCAGCAGGCGCAGCTGAAGCCGCTCGCTCTCCGCCACCGGCGGCAGGAAGCGGCTGAGCGGGGTCGGCCGCTTGGTCTTCAAGGCCCGCGTCTGCAGCACCGCAGCCAGCGACGCCACGGCGCTGAGCGTCAGCAGGGCATAGGTGAACACCGACACCGCGATGTGCAGGTCGATCCACACGCCGGGGGCATTGCCGCGCATGATCGGAGCCGGCGCGTCCTCGGTCAGGGTGGCGAACAGGCAGACGACCAGCAGATAGGGCAGCAGCAGCGGCGCCAGCCTCCAGGCCGTGCCATGGAACAGGCTGAGCCCGATGAACAGCGCCATGCAGGCGGCGGTGGTCACCCACAACGCGGTGGAAAAGCCGGTCTGCCACTGCCCCGCGACCTGCAGGATCGCCCACATGCCGGGCCCGGCGGCCGCCAGCAGCAGGGCGCCCCAAAAGGACCAGCCGCGTCCCTCCACCCCCTGTCCCGCGATGCGGCGGTAGGGATAGAAGGCAGCCGGCACCAGGGTCACCAGCGCCGTCAGGCTCAAGAGGATGTTCTGCGACATGGACCCGAACGCACTCCCGTCTTTCCGCCCCGACATGCCGACCCGTCCTGTGGCCCCGTCCCCTGTGGCCATTGACCCGCCGGGAAGCGTCCGGCGATGAAACAGGCAGGCTCGGCACTTGGCGGAACCACGGCGACAGGCTAGGCTCCGCGACGTTTCCGTCAAGTGGCTATCATATCTTACGGTTTGCCTCATGCCCACCTGCATCGCGCCCACCTGCATCGCGCTGATCGTCGCCGGCGGATCCGGCCAACGGTTCGGAGCCGAACGGCCGAAGCAATATCTCGACCTTGCCGGAAAGCCGGTGTTGCGCCGGACGGTTGAGGCTTTCCTGCGCCATCCGCAGGTCACCGGCGTCCAGGTGGTCATCGACCCGATCTGGCGCGAGGCTTACGATGCCGCCGTCGCCGGGCTTGGACTCCCCGCCCCGGTCGCCGGCGGCCCGAGCCGGCAGGAGTCGGTGCGCAACGGTTTGGAGTCGCTGGCCGCCGACGGCGCCCCCGATCTTGTGCTGATCCACGATGCCGCGCGCCCCCTGATCGACGAAGCGACCATCGGCGCGGTGATCGCGGCCCTCGACGACAGGCCCGGCGCCATCGCCGCGGTGCCCGTGGCCGACACGCTGAAGCGCGGGGCCAACGGCAGTATCGGTGAGACGGTGGACCGCGACGGGTTGTGGCGGGCTCAGACCCCGCAGGGCTTCCGCTTCTCCGACATTCTGGAGGCGCACCGCGCCGCCGCCGGCCTGTCGCTGACCGACGATGCCGCGGTGGCGGAGCGCGCCGGATTGGCCGTCGCTCTGGTGCCGTCCAAGGAGGACAATTTCAAGGTGACCACCCCCGACGACCTGGCCCGCGCCACCCGCGCGATCATAAGCAGCCTGTGGGATGTCAGGACGGGCAGCGGATTCGATGTCCACCGCTTCACCGACGGCGACTTCGTGACGCTGTGCGGCCTGCAGGTTCCGCACAGCCATGGGCTGGAGGGGCATTCCGACGCCGATGTCGGGCTGCATGCCCTGACCGACGCCATCCTCGGCGCGCTGGCCGCCGGCGACATCGGCAGCCACTTCCCGCCGACCGATCCGCGCTGGCGCGGGGCGGACAGTGCGAAGTTCCTGCGCCATGCCGCCGATCTGGTGGCGGAGCGGGGCGGCGTCATCGCCCATGCCGACGT is a window encoding:
- a CDS encoding cytochrome C assembly family protein encodes the protein MSQNILLSLTALVTLVPAAFYPYRRIAGQGVEGRGWSFWGALLLAAAGPGMWAILQVAGQWQTGFSTALWVTTAACMALFIGLSLFHGTAWRLAPLLLPYLLVVCLFATLTEDAPAPIMRGNAPGVWIDLHIAVSVFTYALLTLSAVASLAAVLQTRALKTKRPTPLSRFLPPVAESERLQLRLLIASEVVLGAGLATGMAVLYFEQGRLFRTDHKSLLSLATFVVIGILLLAEYRTGVRGRTAARTMLIVYLLATLAYPGVKFVSNVLIGQWTW
- a CDS encoding bifunctional 2-C-methyl-D-erythritol 4-phosphate cytidylyltransferase/2-C-methyl-D-erythritol 2,4-cyclodiphosphate synthase, whose product is MPTCIAPTCIALIVAGGSGQRFGAERPKQYLDLAGKPVLRRTVEAFLRHPQVTGVQVVIDPIWREAYDAAVAGLGLPAPVAGGPSRQESVRNGLESLAADGAPDLVLIHDAARPLIDEATIGAVIAALDDRPGAIAAVPVADTLKRGANGSIGETVDRDGLWRAQTPQGFRFSDILEAHRAAAGLSLTDDAAVAERAGLAVALVPSKEDNFKVTTPDDLARATRAIISSLWDVRTGSGFDVHRFTDGDFVTLCGLQVPHSHGLEGHSDADVGLHALTDAILGALAAGDIGSHFPPTDPRWRGADSAKFLRHAADLVAERGGVIAHADVTIICERPKVGPHRAAMAERIAQILGIEVGRVSVKATTTEQLGFTGRREGIAAQAVATIRLPG